A window of Candidatus Omnitrophota bacterium contains these coding sequences:
- a CDS encoding NAD(P)-dependent oxidoreductase, which produces MKIVVFGGSGFLGSHVADMLSEKGHEVTIYDLKKSRYLNKKQQMVVGDILDEALVNKALDGCEIAYNFAAISDIDECAVKPLEVARYNVMGNSVILEAAKSAKIRRYLFASSSYVYSNYGSFYKSSKQACELFIHSYHEKYGLPYTILRYGSLYGDRANAGNSIYKILKEAVSTGKITYHGSGDEVREYIHARDAAALSVKVLAPEYENKNIMLTGNYPMRYRDILDMINEMLGNKIEVVYTRKDNETHYKLTNYNYKKPEPGRKLVSDQFIDLGAGLLECIEEISKDVGEKVA; this is translated from the coding sequence ATGAAGATCGTGGTATTCGGCGGTTCGGGTTTCTTAGGCAGCCATGTCGCGGATATGCTTAGCGAAAAGGGGCATGAGGTCACGATATACGACCTGAAGAAATCCAGGTATTTGAATAAAAAGCAGCAAATGGTAGTCGGAGACATCCTGGATGAGGCGCTGGTCAATAAGGCCCTGGATGGCTGCGAGATCGCCTATAATTTCGCCGCCATATCCGATATAGACGAATGCGCGGTAAAGCCGCTGGAGGTGGCAAGATATAACGTCATGGGTAATTCCGTGATCTTAGAAGCGGCCAAATCAGCGAAGATCAGAAGGTACCTTTTCGCCAGCTCTAGCTATGTATACAGCAACTACGGTTCTTTTTACAAGAGCAGCAAGCAGGCCTGTGAGTTATTTATACACAGCTATCACGAAAAATACGGCCTGCCCTATACTATTTTGAGATACGGTTCGCTTTACGGAGACAGGGCCAACGCCGGCAATAGTATCTACAAGATCCTGAAGGAGGCGGTCTCAACCGGGAAGATAACCTATCATGGGAGCGGTGATGAGGTAAGAGAATATATACATGCCAGAGACGCCGCGGCGCTGAGCGTTAAGGTGCTCGCCCCGGAATATGAGAATAAGAATATCATGTTAACGGGCAATTATCCCATGCGCTACAGGGATATCCTGGATATGATAAACGAGATGCTGGGCAACAAAATAGAGGTAGTATATACCCGCAAAGACAACGAGACCCATTACAAGCTCACAAACTATAACTATAAGAAGCCTGAGCCGGGGAGGAAGCTGGTCAGCGACCAGTTCATCGACCTCGGAGCCGGCCTGCTTGAGTGCATTGAGGAGATATCAAAAGACGTCGGCGAGAAGGTGGCATGA
- a CDS encoding phosphoglycerate dehydrogenase, protein MKKVAITTTTFGQGSEEPVILLRGGGFQITMNSLGRKLKKEEIGGICKGACGIIAGTEMFDEEVLKGLPGLKVISRCGAGLDNIDTRAAQRLKIKIYNTPDAPALAVAELTVGLAIALLRRIVPMDSAIRSGGWKKITGNLLCGKKVGIVGFGSIGSRVAQLLNGFGCEIRYTDPQKDDGIRGFKRAALDELLAWADIVSVHASFAGQIIGQAEIRTMKKGSYLLNLSRGGAVDHDALYQALKSGYLSGAAIDVFEQEPYTGQLRDLDNVILTPHAGSYAREARIDMELQAVKNLIKGLEEE, encoded by the coding sequence ATGAAAAAAGTGGCCATTACCACCACGACCTTTGGGCAGGGCAGCGAAGAGCCGGTCATCCTGCTCAGGGGCGGGGGTTTTCAGATAACGATGAATTCTTTGGGGAGGAAATTAAAGAAGGAAGAGATCGGCGGTATCTGTAAAGGCGCCTGCGGTATTATAGCCGGAACCGAGATGTTTGACGAGGAGGTCCTTAAGGGCTTACCCGGCCTTAAGGTCATTTCCCGCTGCGGAGCGGGCCTGGACAATATAGACACGCGCGCCGCACAACGGCTTAAGATCAAGATATACAACACGCCCGATGCGCCGGCTCTGGCGGTCGCCGAATTGACGGTTGGCCTGGCCATCGCCCTTTTAAGACGGATAGTTCCCATGGACAGCGCGATAAGAAGCGGCGGCTGGAAAAAGATAACAGGCAATCTGCTTTGCGGAAAAAAAGTGGGGATAGTGGGGTTCGGGAGTATCGGGAGCAGGGTGGCGCAGCTATTGAATGGCTTTGGCTGCGAGATAAGATATACCGATCCGCAGAAGGACGACGGCATACGCGGTTTTAAGAGGGCGGCATTGGATGAACTGCTCGCATGGGCTGATATCGTGTCCGTCCACGCCTCTTTTGCCGGGCAGATTATCGGCCAGGCGGAGATCCGGACCATGAAGAAGGGCTCATACCTGTTGAATCTGTCCCGGGGTGGGGCGGTGGATCACGACGCCCTTTACCAGGCGCTCAAGTCGGGATATTTATCAGGGGCGGCTATCGACGTCTTTGAGCAGGAGCCGTATACCGGCCAGTTAAGGGATCTTGATAACGTTATTCTTACGCCTCACGCCGGTTCCTACGCGCGGGAGGCAAGGATTGATATGGAGTTACAGGCCGTTAAGAATCTTATAAAAGGTTTGGAGGAGGAATAA